The genomic interval GTAGCTCAGCACCAGCCAGCAGACCGTTGGCGTGCGCACGAACCGGCGCCAGGGCACAGGGGCCGCGGCATCGGCTCCGGACGGACGATCCACGGCATAGCCGTACCAGAGCGCAGCAATCAGCAGCCCGATAGCACCCGCCACGTAGAAGGTCATCTGCCAGCCGTAATTCACCATGATCCACGCGGTGAGGGGGGGGGCGACGGCCGCGCCGACACCGATCCCGCCGATGGCAATGCCGAGGCCGAGTCCTCGCTCGTCCGAATGCAGCCACGTGGTTACGGCCCGATTGAAGTTCGGCAGGGCCGCGGCTTCACCCACGCCCATTAGAAACCGGACCGTCATCAGTGATCCGAGGATACCGATCACGCTGGCCAGCGGCACTGTCGCAGCCACAGCAGTGAGCGCCGTGAATACCGACCACCACACGATCGCACCAGCTAACACGAGCCGAGCGCCCCAGCGGTCGCCCAGCCATCCGCCGGGAATCTGGCACAGCGCATAGCCGACTACGAAGGAAGAAAAAACCTGCCCCATCTGCACATCGGTTAGCCCGAGCGCCGGCATCATCTGTCGGGCCGCTACCGAGATGTTCACACGATCCAAATAGGTCACGACGCTGATGGCAAAGAGTAGCGTCAGGATCATCCAGCGGGAACGGGCGACGGTGGGGCTGTCGGAATGGTTCACGGGGCGGCATTATACGTTGCCGTCAGCGTGCTTGCCAGCCTCGACGGTCCGCTGGATTTCCGAAGGGTGTTTTTGTAAGATGGCGCAGGTGCGTGGCGCCCAACGTGCCCACCGAATCGCAGGCGCGCACAGTTACTGCTCGGCAGGGAGAGGGAGTGGCTGTTCGTCTTCAAACTTTTGTCTCTCGGCTTCTCCTCGTCGTTCTAATCGGCTTCATCATTCTCCTACTTCTGATTCTCTCCAATCCTGAACGCCTGAAGACTTTCGTCATCCAGCAAATCGAAACGAGCCTCGGGCGGAAGATTGAGGTAGGGGAGGCCACAATCGAATTCATTCCGCGTCCGCGGCTGATCCTGTCCCACGTCATCATCCGCGACACGGACCCCTCGCGGGTGTTCATCCAGACCGATCGGTTCGACCTGACCCTGCGCGCCACACCGCTGCTCCAAAAG from Nitrospira sp. carries:
- a CDS encoding MFS transporter is translated as MNHSDSPTVARSRWMILTLLFAISVVTYLDRVNISVAARQMMPALGLTDVQMGQVFSSFVVGYALCQIPGGWLGDRWGARLVLAGAIVWWSVFTALTAVAATVPLASVIGILGSLMTVRFLMGVGEAAALPNFNRAVTTWLHSDERGLGLGIAIGGIGVGAAVAPPLTAWIMVNYGWQMTFYVAGAIGLLIAALWYGYAVDRPSGADAAAPVPWRRFVRTPTVCWLVLSYSCLGYVAYIYMSWFYLYLVTVREFNELQGAWFASAPFLAMALLCPLGGWVTDRLVVRVGLNAGRQYTGAAGMGLAALAICLGAYSDSPLFAIVLLSLGAGLLYFTVGAYWACTSDLSKAHAGTLSGVMNTGANVGGSVSPILTPWLAEQVGWAAALGVAALVALAGGIMWIRIKPGDGLRPGEELGRVAL